The Xenopus tropicalis strain Nigerian chromosome 2, UCB_Xtro_10.0, whole genome shotgun sequence genome window below encodes:
- the ccdc65 gene encoding dynein regulatory complex subunit 2, producing MPKKAGKKSSKLSRMSEEERLLYMQQKLLAEEEQSKKKEDMLMQFLKDKLAKEEQSSKINLSKLNVQWRSVLREVKTKELRKDIEILSQTFERVVDCKDSVIKALAQDVEEAEEQYAHALRGHLQNIDQLLELQRERLALLQEEYQQELDAIQKEFETERKMIIQQRETEITYLQNVLLAMEQNTTESENEAKLEYQSMRDEIKNKSLEEKHALRILLEGTVEDLWKQFQMALKNYTDSTEDRRIMFETLKAKDEKSAEEIQMQMKKLQKIQDSITTLKNRTAAHARESEEQNRRLREDKEVVHKQFQKLKSQMNQARASEHSHLSTLTMQSNATLKELQRIIDKGDSILRLAEMCRKLETEDEKVLPFYPSSLSDKEREEAERASMEKPTEELALLMQDYSALDQFWKRYNKVLLERWALDREKVVLTHDNQKLRYLLKQYLDGISVSDEVLSQQNPLLILNNRSNLQQKPLPVPVTDARVRRPVHNVIEAAHIVSQTL from the exons ATGCCTAAAAAAGCTGGGAAAAAATCTAGCAAGCTGAGCCGCATGAGTGAAGAGGAAAGATTGCTTTACATGCAGCAGAAATTACTCGCAGAGGAGGAGCAGAGCAAGAAGAAAGAAGACATGCTTATGCAGTTTCTAAAG GATAAACTTGCTAAAGAGGAGCAGAGCAGCAAAATTAACTTGAGCAAGCTGAATGTGCAGTGGCGCTCAGTGTTGCGGGAGGTGAAAACTAAAGAACTGCGCAAGGATATAGAGATTCTCAGTCAGACCTTTGAAAGAGTTGTGGACTGCAAGGACAGCGTTATCAAA GCCTTAGCACAGGATGTCGAGGAAGCTGAAGAACAGTATGCTCATGCCCTGCGTGGCCACCTTCAGAACATTGATCAgctgttggagctgcagagggagCGCCTTGCACTGTTGCAGGAAGAATATCAACAAGAGTTGGATGCCATACAGAAAGAATTTGAAACAGAAAG GAAGATGATCATCCAACAAAGAGAGACCGAAATTACGTACCTGCAGAATGTTTTATTGGCCATGGAACAGAATACTACAGAGAGTGAAAATGAGGCCAAACTGGAGTATCAGAGCATGAGAGATGAAATAAAAAACAAG AGTTTGGAGGAGAAGCATGCCCTGCGTATATTGctggaagggactgtggaagaCCTTTGGAAGCAATTTCAGATGGCCCTCAAAAACTATACAGACTCCACAGAGGACCGCAGGATAATGTTTGAAACCTTAAAAGCTAAAGATGAGAAAAGTGCTGAAGAAATTCAGATGCAAATGAAGAAACTCCAGAAAATTCAG GATTCTATAACAACCCTTAAGAACCGGACTGCAGCACATGCCCGAGAAAGTGAGGAACAGAATCGAAGGCTGCGTGAGGATAAGGAAGTGGTGCATAAGCAGTTCCAGAAACTGAAAAGTCAAATGAACCAAGCAAGAGCTTCAGAGCACAGTCACCTTTCAACCCTGACCATGCAGAGCAATGCTACCTTGAAGGAACTGCAGCGTATTATAGACAAG GGAGACTCCATACTACGACTGGCAGAAATGTGCCGCAAACTGGAGACTGAGGACGAGAAAGTGCTCCCATTCTACCCATCTTCCCTCAGTGACaaagagagggaggaagcagAGAGGGCTAGCATGGAGAAGCCAACAGAAGAGCTGGCACTG CTAATGCAGGATTATAGTGCACTGGACCAGTTTTGGAAACGTTACAATAAGGTTCTTCTGGAACGCTGGGCATTAGATCGTGAGAAAGTTGTTCTGACCCATGACAACCAGAAACTGCGATACTTGCTCAAGCAGTACTTAGATGGCATCTCTGTAAGCGATGAGGTTTTGTCACAGCAAAATCCATTACTGATCCTTAACAATCGTAGCAACCTGCAACAGAAGCCTCTGCCAGTTCCTGTTACTGATGCAAGAGTCCGGCGGCCTGTCCATAACGTTATTGAAGCTGCTCATATTGTCAGCCAGACATTGTGA
- the fkbp11 gene encoding peptidyl-prolyl cis-trans isomerase FKBP11, which yields MFWGFVLLLLLTPPTLRAETPEEESENVTELVVETVEKPDSCTETADMGDTIHLHYTGRLEDGRIIDSSLSRDPLVVELGKKQVIPGLEKSLVGMCVGEKRKMVIPPHMAYGKRGYPPSIPGDAVLQFETEVMALFKPTPWQTLVNDIFPLLCIGLVPTLLGLIGYHLYAKAKSPAVSKRKQKEEKRNKAKKK from the exons ATGTTCTGGGGGTTTGTGCTCCTCCTGCTCCTCACGCCTCCAACACTCAGGGCAGAAACCCCGGAGGAAGAGAGTGAGAATGTCACTGAGCTTGTGGTTGAGACCGTG GAGAAGCCGGACTCATGCACTGAAACTGCGGATATGGGGGACACCATCCATCTGCATTACACG GGAAGGCTAGAAGATGGGCGGATTATTGACAGTTCCCTTTCTCGAGATCCTCTTGTGGTTGAACTTGGAAAGAAACAAGTTATTCCAG GTCTGGAAAAGAGTTTGGTAGGCATGTGTGTTGG AGAGAAGCGCAAAATGGTTATCCCCCCTCACATGGCTTACGGCAAGAGAGGATACCCTCCTTCTATACCAG GTGATGCTGTGCTGCAGTTTGAGACAGAAGTAATGGCACTGTTCAAGCCTACCCCCTGGCAGACTCTTGTGAATGATATTTTCCCCCTACTGTGCATTGGTTTGGTACCCACGCTTTTGGGGCTTATTGGCTATCACTTGTACGCCAAAGCTAAAAGCCCTGCTGTATCCAAGAGGAAACAAAAGGAGGAGAaaagaaacaaagcaaaaaagaaataa